The Phoenix dactylifera cultivar Barhee BC4 unplaced genomic scaffold, palm_55x_up_171113_PBpolish2nd_filt_p 000139F, whole genome shotgun sequence nucleotide sequence ATAACTTCCATTGTAAAAGTTGCAATTTAACATAAATATCTAGTGCTTCCTGACCTCGATGGAGTTATCATCTCAGTCTCTATTGATGATCATATATAGCAACGTACCCAAAATTTCTGCTTGGAAGATAAATTCTGTGTATCCAAAAATATGCATGGCTCTCTTGATAGACTTGGCTTCTGGCCTTCAACTTGGGTTTTTATTTGATCTCTAATCACTTATCGGATCTTCAAGAATTGCTGACGCATCGTTTTTGCAAGTTTACCAATGACATCTTCTCAATAGATTCCTGTCGTAGATTTATCAATAATGGAGTTTTTCTTTGCCCGTTTTATATGGCAATGTGAAAAGCAGTTGTGCTCAAGAAGATGGATCTTTTCTTTGCCTTGCCTTCAAGAATAGACGGTATACAGCCAAGTTCTCGCCAAAAATATGTTCGGCTGCAAGCTTTGAAAGTCCCATCACAGTACAAGTATTGAAACCTCTTCGCATCTTTTAATTAAGTGCCCTTTCATTAGAAGCATTTGGTACCCTTTCAAACTTAAGCTCGAGTTGGTCAGATGGTGCGGGAGTTCGGCTTAAGCCTGACTTATTTTTGTGGCTtagttttttaaatttaaattttaaatcgaTTTTGGTTTTGTCTTTTAGCAAACATAGTGTCATTTAAAaacatctctttcttctttttaaacCCTATCAGATCCGAGAGTTAAAAATCAGAATATCTTTCCTATTCTTCctcttcatatttttctctattttcgTGTTTCTGAGCGATTTTGAGTTGTTTGCTAGTGTCATTGCATCTGTGAGTGTACTTTTGGAGTGATCTGGTTGTTATATCCTGAAAGCCGCCATTATCTGCTGTACCGAGACTCATTCTCCGAGAGATGCGATCTATTTTTAAGGACAATGACACCATGCCGCAAccgataaattttttttttttaccatctATTCTTCCCATAACATGTTTTAAATCACTTGAAGACGTAAAACTCTCATTGTAATCActaccttcttttctttttcttttcgtttAGTCATGCTTTCACTTCCTTAATAAATTGGGGAAGCTTtctttattaaatattttaatatttagcaGTCAATAATTGTGATGGTATTTTTCAATCATGATGTCATATGACATTGGAAACATGATGTAATGTTGTTTTGGAGTTGGTGACCTTAGACCAATCGTGCACGAGCAAGGATGAGCAGGAATGCCAAAGCGAAGGAATAGGTACAAAATCTCAAACTTTGATATCAAACAATGCAGTATAAAAGAACTATACGGTGAAACACAATGCATTTTTTGATACACCCCTGAAAAAATTTATTAACTCATATATATTATATCTTCATTTCTTCACTATCaaagaaataaatgattgaTAAAACAACAAGCACTTCATGTAatccttgaaaaaaaaaataaagtcacattaaaatttattttcttttcactCTCATGTGCAATTCTATTGGGTTCCATCCATTGACTCTATCTTTAAAGacaaatatttttcttaaaaagaagATACTTATGCCCTCTCCAATGACAACAGATTTTTGATCATCAAAACCGTGAAGGATGATGAAGAAAATAAACTGAACGAGAAGAATCCTAGGAGCCGTTTGTCCtttgtcccacatcggctaCGTGCAACATGTAGATAAAGTGCGCTTGGAATAAAAGGAGGTGGGAGCAGGCCGTTAAAATCATACCTTTCTCGGCCTTTTGGCTAAGATCAAGTGTAGTATCTGTTCTTATCAGTTTAATATCTGATACGTGGGCCATTGGCCCACTAtgatattaaattaatttttctatgGGGGAGGGCCCTTCACGGTGGCCTGCCACCGGGGCCCTCGAGCGTCGCCCATGCGTTGCACTACTGCACGGGCCGGGCGCACCCCACTACCAAATCTAAATTGCAAATAGTACCCTCCCTATTGGACTGGGCCAAGGCTCTCACGACTCTACTGTTGTTTAATTTTCATTAAACAATCGAACTTGAATTTTTGGAACAACATTTGCCCCTCAAAAACAAAGAAAGTCGGATTTCTCAGATTTTGATTATATTTGCTGATGATTCTCATTTCAGCAAGTTCCATGTGATTGTTTAGTGTTTAGCAAGGTTGTTTACCAAAAGTTAGACAATTTACATGATTATATCATGtgatgaaacaacacaatgtCAATTTTAATGATGAGTTTAGGTGGGAATTAGTCAGATAATCCCAAGAACACTATTGGGATGTGAGTGATCCCTGAGAATAGCAAAAGTCACATGTGTAAAATTAAGTTTTTATCATTTGCTAGTTGAGTGTCAAAGTAGAACCCCAAAGTCACTTTGAGGCTTAAATCAACTTTAAACTGTTTTAAACTAAAATGATCAAAAATGACTTTGGCTCCCAATGGAGCTAAAGTTTTACTTTCAGGTGGCGATAGCTTACTGACTTTGGATAGGTAGGTTAtatttttattgataaaatatatcATAGTGATAATTACTAATAAtactattattataatatatctttatattgaaatataataatatatattattatatgatgtattatttattataattaataGTAATTTTACcaaattattattaattatattattttattgatttctatatttaattaataatatattgatgAAAACTTATTGCAAAACTTACTATTGAAAAGTTCATTTTCAATGTCCTTATGCTACAATGTCAAATATtacattataaaatatttattgataATTTGTCTGATTTTTCGAAATATATGAGATAAAATTATAGATGTAGTTTTCAAGAGAGACAAAGAGATCAATATGCCGCATTTGAAAATTTTCTAGCAAACTCCTCGCATTtgcttaaattttaatattatacCGTATCATAGAACCAATTTAATAAGAATtgacttgtattttttttaattcaataaattagatAAACATGGCTAAAACTATTGCAAGAGTATTGTAAACTTGCTAATAAAGTGACCCCGAATTTTAGTTCGGActgtgctttttctttttttttcccctccaaGCAAGAGATCGGGGGATTAATTCTTGATTGGTAAAACCTGGACTTCAGAATTAGCCAATAAATATTCTTTGTCCGCCTGCCTCCAGCCTCAGCTGAGTGTGAAACGGCAAAAAATTCTGGACCATTTGATCCAATAACGGACGGATCTACGCGACATCAAGCCGTTAAAAAGATTCTCCTTTCCCACGTTGCGAGCCGGAGACGAGTCCATCGCATGGGGTCCACAAGATGAACCTTTCTGATTAGACCCACTAATCATGAACAGTGACTGGGGTTTGCCTGCATAAACTCGATCATGCGTTCAAAGGCTTTCCGATCCAAAGCTAGCAACCATCTGTTCAGGATCCAAGGGTTTTCAATAACATAACTTTTCTTTGGGATGTTAGTGTCATACGAAAGTAATTTTTTATAGACacctttaattattattattattattattattatttgcttAAGCATATAAGCAGACGCTTTTACCTCGTCACTTATCAGCAAGGTCAAAAGTACATAAAATTCAACCCCGCTGTCTAAAGTTTTTCTatcaataattattaaaaaaaacattataaTGAACGGCAGAAAATTAGCTGTTCAAGACAAGAAACAGCCTTTTCCCCGTACCACGAAAATTAGCATTCAATTTAACGTGGACCCCCACCACGAGTCACAAGATTATTAGCAGAAACATCTCCGTTTTTTTTAATCTGTCCTCGAACGCTCGGTTCACCCCATCCGCATGGCCACAGCTGGCCCAGCATAAACTTATCGTCGAAACGACCGCATATAAACTTCCTTTTGTGCGCAACCTTAAACGAACAGACGAGATTCTTCCACACGTGTGTGATCAACGGCGGATCCAAACAGCGCATGGAATTCCCAAACGACTCACGTTCAGCTTCTCCTCTTCTTGCGGACTACCGCACAAATTCTTTTTCTGATTCTTTATTTGATCGACAATAAttgttaataaaataaaaaaggaaaagaaacgctttttttttttctccttctcctctataAAGCCGCCTCCCTTCgccttcattttcttcttttgtttctttctatCCATTTCCGTGTTCTTCTTCTCTGATCGGTGGGCGGCAATGGCGGGCGAGAGGGAGGAGAACGTGTACATGGCGAAGCTCGCCGAGCAGGCGGAGCGCTATGAGGAGATGGTGGAGTTCATGGAGAAGGTGACCgccgcagcggcggcggcggagggggagGAGCTCACCGTGGAGGAGCGCAACCTCCTCTCGGTGGCCTACAAGAACGTCATCGGCGCCCGACGGGCTTCGTGGCGGATCGTGTCGTCGATCGAGCAGAAGGAGGAAAGCCGCGGCAACGAGGACCACGTCGCGGCCATCCGCGACTACCGTGCCAGGATCGAGGCCGAGCTCACCAGCATCTGTTCCGGGATCCTCAAGCTCCTGGACGCAAGCCTCATCCCCTCCGCCTCCGTCTCCGACTCCAAGGTCTTCTACCTCAAGATGAAGGGCGACTACCACCGGTACCTCGCCGAGTTTAAGACCGGCTCCGACCGCAAGGACGCCGCGGAGAGCACTCTTGCTGCCTACAAGTCCGCCCAGGTTTCCAGTCTTTCTCTAGTTCTCGTCTCCCCTCGGTTTAGGGCTCCGATTCGATCCGGTGATTCGATCTGCTTGTAGGATTAGGGGTTCGGAACTGGCTCGGAGATCCAGTTGTTTGATCTCATGCAatgctagggttagggttaggttaTTGATTTGATTTGTTTTGATATGGACGGGTGGTAATGATTTGTTGGGATGATTAATCTGATGTGATGCGATAGGATATTGCGGCGGCGGAGCTGGCGCCTACGCACCCGATCCGGTTGGGGCTGTCCCTCAACTTCTCGGTGTTTTACTATGAGATCTTGAACTCGCCGGACCTGGCTTGCACTCTCGCGAAGCAGGTGAGCTGAATGGATCTTGGAATTTTCAGTTTCtggtattttgatttttttttgttcttttagtTTATAGTTCTTTTGCTATTATTAGAACGTTGGTTTTTGACTTCCAGAATATATTTCACATATATAAATTCGATTCATATTTAGATccataatttgccaatcaatgATACACATTTGGAAAAATAGCTCTGCACCTAGAAGATACACAAGGTAGACAATTCAACAACTGAGTAGATGACCTGAGACCACATTGTTCCCTCATTCTCTTGTAATTATAAGATATAAACATGTATGCATGATGCGATGAATGACAAATCTTGAGCGATGCTGTTCGTGAATTGTACTCCTTTAAAATGGCAATGGACTTATGTGATGTGATTTGATGGTCGATGTGTGTATTTAAATGATGTGTGTGACAAATGTGAATGCATGCGCCTACTTAAGATGGTTTGGAATGCACTAAATTAAATAAAGGAAGGGCGGCAAGGTAGTCTTTTATCTGAGCTCACAAGCTCATGTCTATATGTATATTTTGTAGGTAGATgctaaaatattgattatttttatgaaaattccCCTTTCTTTTTCAATCTTTCATGTTTTGCTTCTGACTTTCAGCATGTATGATATCATTGAtttggtttttgttttcttttctttgactcTGCTGTGTTTTGCTCGGGGGGCAATTTCCTCCTTTAAGAAAAAGAGCAATTTCTTTTCAACTGCAGGATATTTGTTGTAGTAGCTGTGGCATGATTGAATGAAATTGGGCACCTCATGTTCTTTGATTAGGCTATAATAGTGGAGAATTCTATTGGGTTGGAAGGTTTTTAGTTTCTTCACAACTAAAATTTTTGGCCTCACTCTTTTTATACTTAGGTGAATGCCCTTTATTAGTATTTGGGTTCAAATTTTGAAGTTGTTGCTCTTTTGATTGAAGGTGATTTCCTTTATTTAGTACTTCAATTCAAATATTGGAGGATCCTTTATTTGTTTAGGATATCTATCTCATTCACAACTGCATTTATAGTTAGGatatttccttttccttttgtgGTCGATCGGAGTTATAGTGCCTCTCTTCTCATTGTGTTTATTCAATGTTGAATTACTCCATCAGCATGTAATCAGAATGCCTGAAGTAAACAGTTTGTTTGAATATGTACTATAAAATTGGGCATATAAAATATGCTATTGCTTTAGTCAAGTACTTCGGAATAATTATGTTTAACAATCTGACATGGATACAATCTGATCTTCTGACAATCTGATATGTCCTTCATGTCATTTGAATGCTGGTATTATTTGATTCAAGGAGGgttagcctctctctctctctctccctgatccctctcaaaaaaaaaaaagatcttttATTAGGGTTATACTTCAATTTTAAATCACCTTATTCTATTAATTCATTTGGGACAAGCTTTAATGGATGTTTTTGGCTTATGACGGCTTCTTAAAATTTTGTTGGTCCCTTTAGGTTAAAGTTCCAGTATTATTTTCCCTTTTTTGGTCGAGCTTTTTCTTCCATCCGAAAAAAATGTAGAGGATCATTTAAGCCCAGTATTTCTTCATCTTGTGCTATCAGGCACTTCTTTAGATCCTTGAATGGGAATTTCATGCAACTCTTGATGTATTGTCAAGATATTAATCTTACTTTTCAATTGGTGCTGTTAGGCATTTGATGAAGCGATTGCAGAGCTGGATACGCTTGGTGAGGAATCGTACAAAGACAGCACTCTTATCATGCAGCTCCTCCGAGATAATCTTACCCTGTGGACCTCAGACATGCAGGTCTTTGAAAGTTTAAAATAAGTagcctatattttttttatctttaatgTGTGATCACATTCACTTCAAGAATCCAATTAATTAGTATCTGTTGTTTCCAGGATGATGGGGtagatgagatcaaagaagcacCCAAGCATGAGGATGAACAGCAGTAGGTGGTATTTCATTGGTTCCTCATAGCTGATCAAGGGTCCCCGCTGATTTGCCCCATTAGAGATATAGATATTACTTCTTCTCATCTGGCCGCTTGATGTCTTGGCATTCCATTCGTCACCTATCTACTGCCCTGTGAAGTTCCAAATATCATTTTGTTTGTGTTTTTGGTTTATCTTGCTCTCTCTGCTTTTCCTCttaaatttgaatcttttgcttTTGCCTGTTCCTTTTATCATCATTAGGTTTGCTGCTGTTGGGTTTGAATTTGAAAATGCCAGACTCTGATATGTTGGCCGTCGAAGCCCCCTCTTTTATGGTATACAATGGCTTTCCTGGATGATATGTAATGACAGACTTCATCTCATGTTATTTACAGAAATAGCTTATGTACAATTATGTGCCTGCTTTTGTTATTCGTTATAGTATTATGCTCGATGAGCTCATTCAAAGGAAAATCTCGACAGGCTGTTTTTATGACAATCCCAGGTATCAGGCTCTTCTTGGCTGAAAAGTTCTGCTTGTTTGTAGAAATGGGCCAATACTCCTTCTGCCatcacttgttttttttttttttttttggctgaaaaaaaaaaaggaaggggggagaaggaagggacaagcccactccCGCGTAGCAGCTCTCACCCCGCT carries:
- the LOC103717965 gene encoding 14-3-3 protein 6 is translated as MAGEREENVYMAKLAEQAERYEEMVEFMEKVTAAAAAAEGEELTVEERNLLSVAYKNVIGARRASWRIVSSIEQKEESRGNEDHVAAIRDYRARIEAELTSICSGILKLLDASLIPSASVSDSKVFYLKMKGDYHRYLAEFKTGSDRKDAAESTLAAYKSAQDIAAAELAPTHPIRLGLSLNFSVFYYEILNSPDLACTLAKQAFDEAIAELDTLGEESYKDSTLIMQLLRDNLTLWTSDMQDDGVDEIKEAPKHEDEQQ